From the Solanum pennellii chromosome 4, SPENNV200 genome, one window contains:
- the LOC107017746 gene encoding serine/threonine-protein kinase VPS15 isoform X2, producing the protein MACFPGDIKCENVLVTSWNWLYLADFASFKPTYIPHDDPSDFSFFFDTGGRRRCYLAPERFYEHGGEMHVSQDAPLKPSMDIFAVGCVIAELFLEGQPLFELSQLLAYRRGQHDPSQLLEKIPDSGIRKMILHMIQLNPESRYSAESYLQNYAGVVFPSYFSPFLHNFYSLLNPLNSDARVLICQTSFNEILKQMMSDKPGDRNPLTVSPHSVPVSQTRQVSDMNENLNLVKDSSSNREEIEKGSVHDRFDLLGNVNTLLRDVKQNNQCPVVKPVLQDIANTAYSQKQRQCHIQSPGEQIPVSSISFKRIHHPFLKKITMEDLTVLMSDYDNQSDTFGMPFLPLPEEVMSCEGMVLIASLLCSCIRNVKLPFMRRGAVLLLNSCSLYIDDEDRLQRVLPHVIAMLSDPAAIVRCAALETLCDILPLVRDFPPSDAKIFPEYILPMLSMLPDDPEESVRICYASNISKLALTAYGFLIHSISLSEAGVLNETNPSQNSSISTSGEPVRPQSLNSDTQLGQLRKSVAEVIQELVMGPKQTPNIRRALLQDIGNLCWFFGQRQSNDFLLPILPAFLNDRDEQLRAVFYGQIIYVCFFVGQRSVEEYLFPYIEQALTDTTEAVIVNALDCLAILCKSGFLRKRFLLEMIDRSFHLLCYPSQWVRRSSVTFIAASSENLGAVDSYVFLVPVIRPFLRRQPASLASEKALLSCLKPSISKEMYYQLVENAKSSDMLERQRKIWYNSTPQSKQWETVDLLERSSSELDRMKYWPGRKRDFPGYKSASDLTKPIDFTDCDDNPTKVKSVGTLIQDPSSIMESGDRLPSEKLQLSGFVSPQVSGMSSFIDKSADGIPLYYFKEDNKRPAGTGVAASDSSFPYTSFGFGSSSLPWIDPVNKSFNLANSVPAPKLVSGSISIGNSSTLLRRVVHEVEDREADQTAYVSNKFQDIGSGTSKMGSLTMEDNTAATDRTDLSSFARTSMITDSGWRPRGVLVAHLQEHRSAVNDISISADHSFFVSASDDSTVKVWDSKKLEKDISFRSRLTYSLEGSRALCVTVLQGSAQVVVGACDGTIHMFSVDYISRGLGNVVEKYSGIADVKKNEVGEGAVASLLNYCSDVGASKMILYSTQNCGLHLLDTRTNSHAWNTKVYPKEGYISSLVAGPCGNWFVSGSSRGVLTLWDLRFCIPVNTWQYSLACPIERMSLFLPPPSTSLSVAARPLVYVAAGCNEVSLWNAENGSCHQVLRVANNENEAENSDLPWALAKPSNKANPKQDLRRNNGSKYRVDELSDPPPRLSGIRALLPLPGGDLLTGGTDLKIRRWDHCSPERSYCVCGPSIKGVVNDDFYETKSSFGVQIVQEAKRRPLATRQTAKAILGAAAVDAAGCHRDCILSLASVKLNQRLLLSGSRDGAVKVWK; encoded by the exons ATGGCTTGCTTTCCAG GTGATATCAAGTGTGAGAATGTGCTAGTCACATCTTGGAACTGGCTTTATCTTGCAGACTTTGCGTCATTCAAACCCACTTATATTCCACATGATGATCCTTCTgatttctccttcttctttgaTACCGGTGGACGAAGACGATGCTATCTTGCACCCGAG AGATTTTATGAGCATGGAGGTGAGATGCACGTTTCACAAGATGCTCCTTTGAAGCCATCTATGGACATCTTTGCTGTTGG GTGTGTTATTGCTGAGCTTTTCCTCGAGGGCCAGCCATTATTTGAATTGTCTCAACTGCTTGCTTATCGCAGAGGACAACACGATCCCAGTCAACTTCTGGAGAAG ATTCCAGATTCAGGAATCCGGAAGATGATTCTTCATATGATTCAATTGAACCCAGAGTCACGATATTCAGCTGAAAGCTATCTGCAGAACTATGCAGGAGTTGTGTTCCCAAGCTACTTCTCACCATTCCTTCATAATTTCTATTCCTTGTTGAATCCCCTTAATTCCGATGCAAGG GTTCTGATATGCCAGACCTCTTTTAATGAGATCCTTAAACAAATGATGAGTGATAAGCCTGGTGACAGGAACCCCCTTACTGTGAGTCCACATTCAGTTCCTGTCAGTCAAACACGGCAAGTGAGTGATATGAACGAAAATCTGAATTTAGTGAAGGACTCATCGAGCAACAGAGAAGAGATTGAGAAGGGCTCAGTTCATGATCGCTTTGATCTGCTTGGCAACGTGAACACTTTGCTCAGGGATGTGAAACAAAATAATCAGTGTCCTGTTGTGAAACCTGTGCTGCAGGATATAGCCAATACAGCATATTCTCAGAAGCAAAGACAATGTCACATCCAATCTCCAGGTGAACAAATCCCAGTGAGCTCCATTTCTTTCAAGAGAATTCACCAtccctttttaaaaaagatCACCATGGAAGATTTGACTGTGTTGATGTCCGACTATGATAATCAATCGGACACTTTTGGAATGCCTTTCTTACCACTTCCTGAAGAGGTAATGAGCTGTGAAGGAATGGTGCTGATAGCCTCATTGTTGTGTTCCTGCATACGTAATGTCAAATTGCCTTTTATGAGGAGAGGTGCTGTATTGCTGTTGAACTCTTGTTCCTTGTACATTGATGATGAAGATCGATTGCAGCGAGTACTTCCACATGTGATAGCAATGCTGTCGGATCCAGCTGCAATTGTTCGTTGTGCTGCCTTAGAGACTTTATGTGATATTCTTCCTTTGGTTAGAGATTTTCCTCCAAGTGATGCCAAAATTTTTCCAGAGTATATTCTCCCTATGCTTTCCATGCTTCCTGATGACCCAGAGGAGAGTGTTAGGATTTGTTATGCAAGCAATATATCGAAGCTTGCTCTAACAGCTTATGGTTTTCTGATTCACTCAATAAGCTTGAGTGAGGCAGGTGTTCTGAATGAAACAAATCCATCCCAGAATTCATCAATATCGACCTCAGGGGAACCAGTACGGCCACAGAGTCTAAACAGTGATACACAACTTGGTCAATTAAGGAAGTCAGTTGCTGAGGTTATTCAAGAACTCGTGATGGGCCCAAAGCAAACTCCAAACATCAGGAGAGCACTATTGCAAGACATTGGTAACCTTTGTTGGTTTTTTGGGCAGAGACAAAGTAATGATTTCCTGTTGCCCATTCTCCCCGCTTTTCTAAATGATAGAGATGAGCAGCTCAGGGCAGTATTTTATGGGCAAATCATATAcgtttgtttttttgttggaCAAAGAAGTGTTGAAGAATATCTTTTCCCATACATTGAGCAGGCACTGACTGATACAACTGAGGCTGTAATCGTCAATGCACTAGATTGCTTGGCCATTCTCTGCAAAAGTGGCTTTCTGCGCAAGCGGTTCCTACTTGAAATGATAGACCGTTCTTTCCACTTGTTGTGCTACCCTAGCCAATGGGTAAGGAGGTCATCTGTCACCTTTATTGCTGCCAGCAGTGAGAACTTAGGAGCAGTTGATTCTTATGTTTTTCTTGTCCCCGTAATAAGGCCCTTCCTTCGCAGGCAGCCAGCATCTCTAGCTTCAGAGAAAGCTCTTCTCTCATGTCTGAAGCcatcaatttcaaaagaaatgtACTATCAGCTTGTGGAGAATGCAAAGAGTTCAGATATGCTGGAGAGACAAAGAAAGATATGGTACAATTCAACACCTCAGTCAAAGCAATGGGAAACTGTAGATTTACTTGAGAGAAGTAGCAGTGAGTTGGATCGAATGAAATACTGGCCTGGGAGAAAACGTGATTTTCCGGGTTATAAATCTGCTAGTGATTTAACTAAACCAATTGATTTTACTGACTGTGATGATAATCCGACCAAGGTGAAATCAGTGGGAACCTTAATACAAGATCCTTCAAGCATAATGGAGAGCGGTGATCGCCTCCCCTCAGAAAAATTGCAGCTATCTGGCTTTGTGTCTCCGCAAGTCAGTGGTATGAGCAGCTTTATTGATAAATCTGCTGATGGCATTCCTTTGTACTATTTTAAGGAGGATAACAAGAGACCAGCTGGCACTGGTGTAGCAGCCTCTGATTCCTCATTTCCATATACATCATTTGGATTTGGTTCTTCATCCTTGCCTTGGATTGATCCTGTGAACAAATCATTTAACTTGGCTAATTCAGTTCCAGCACCTAAGCTTGTGTCAGGTTCAATAAGCATTGGCAATAGCTCCACACTGTTGCGTAGAGTTGTACATGAAGTGGAAGACAGGGAAGCTGATCAAACAGCATATGTGAGTAACAAGTTTCAGGACATTGGGTCTGGTACATCTAAAATGGGTTCCCTAACAATGGAAGACAACACAGCCGCAACAGATAGAACTGATTTGTCATCTTTTGCCAGAACATCCATGATTACAGATTCAGGATGGAGGCCTCGTGGGGTTTTGGTTGCTCATCTCCAAGAGCACCGTTCTGCTGTTAATGATATATCCATTTCAGCAGACCACAGCTTTTTTGTTAGTGCATCTGACGATTCTACTGTTAAGGTTTGGGATTCGAAAAAGCTAGAGAAGGATATCTCATTCAGGTCAAGGTTAACTTATTCTTTAGAAGGAAGCCGAGCTTTATGTGTTACAGTGCTTCAAGGTTCTGCTCAAGTTGTTGTTGGAGCATGTGATGGAACAATACATATGTTCTCGGTTGATTATATCTCCCGAGGACTCGGTAATGTTGTCGAGAAGTACTCTGGTATTGCTGATGTGAAAAAGAATGAAGTGGGAGAGGGTGCTGTTGCAAGCCTTTTGAACTACTGTTCAGATGTTGGTGCctcaaaaatgattttgtacAGCACTCAGAATTGTGGGCTCCATCTGTTGGACACAAGAACAAATTCACATGCCTGGAACACCAAAGTTTATCCCAAAGAGGGCTATATATCATCTCTAGTTGCAGGGCCTTGTGGAAATTGGTTTGTATCAGGTTCCTCAAGAGGTGTACTTACACTTTGGGATTTGAGGTTTTGCATACCGGTGAACACATGGCAATATTCTCTTGCCTGCCCAATTGAGAGAATGTCTCTTTTTCTTCCTCCTCCTAGTACATCATTGTCTGTAGCAGCAAGGCCCCTTGTTTATGTTGCCGCAGGTTGTAATGAAGTTTCTCTCTGGAATGCAGAGAACGGGAGCTGCCACCAG GTTTTGAGGGTAGCAAACAATGAGAATGAGGCTGAGAACTCCGACTTACCTTGGGCTTTAGCGAAGCCATCAAATAAGGCTAATCCTAAACAAGATCTAAGAAGAAATAATGGTTCGAAGTACCGAGTTGATGAATTGAGTGATCCGCCTCCTCGCCTTTCTGGAATTCGTGCGTTGCTTCCATTACCTGGTGGTGATTTGTTAACAGGGGGTACTGACTTAAAAATACGTCGCTGGGACCATTGCAG CCCGGAACGAAGTTATTGCGTTTGCGGACCATCTATAAAGGGGGTTGTTAATGATGACTTTTATGAGACAAAATCCAGCTTTGGCGTACAAATAGTGCAG GAGGCGAAGAGGCGACCTTTGGCCACCAGACAGACAGCAAAGGCAATCCTCGGAGCTGCTGCCGTTGATGCAGCTGGGTGTCACCGTGATTGTATTCTCTCTTTGGCTTCTGTCAAATTGAACCAGAGACTTCTGCTATCAGGTAGCAGAGATGGAGCTGTTAAGGTTTGGAAGTAA
- the LOC107017746 gene encoding serine/threonine-protein kinase VPS15 isoform X1: MGNKIAKTTQASAMEYYLHDLPSSYNLVLKEVVGRGRFLKSILCKHDEGLVLVKVYFKRGDFIDLREYEHRLSKIRDIFTSLDHPHVWPFQFWLETDKAAYLLRQYFFNNLHDRLSTRPFLCLIEKKWLAFQLLYAVKQSHEHGVCHGDIKCENVLVTSWNWLYLADFASFKPTYIPHDDPSDFSFFFDTGGRRRCYLAPERFYEHGGEMHVSQDAPLKPSMDIFAVGCVIAELFLEGQPLFELSQLLAYRRGQHDPSQLLEKIPDSGIRKMILHMIQLNPESRYSAESYLQNYAGVVFPSYFSPFLHNFYSLLNPLNSDARVLICQTSFNEILKQMMSDKPGDRNPLTVSPHSVPVSQTRQVSDMNENLNLVKDSSSNREEIEKGSVHDRFDLLGNVNTLLRDVKQNNQCPVVKPVLQDIANTAYSQKQRQCHIQSPGEQIPVSSISFKRIHHPFLKKITMEDLTVLMSDYDNQSDTFGMPFLPLPEEVMSCEGMVLIASLLCSCIRNVKLPFMRRGAVLLLNSCSLYIDDEDRLQRVLPHVIAMLSDPAAIVRCAALETLCDILPLVRDFPPSDAKIFPEYILPMLSMLPDDPEESVRICYASNISKLALTAYGFLIHSISLSEAGVLNETNPSQNSSISTSGEPVRPQSLNSDTQLGQLRKSVAEVIQELVMGPKQTPNIRRALLQDIGNLCWFFGQRQSNDFLLPILPAFLNDRDEQLRAVFYGQIIYVCFFVGQRSVEEYLFPYIEQALTDTTEAVIVNALDCLAILCKSGFLRKRFLLEMIDRSFHLLCYPSQWVRRSSVTFIAASSENLGAVDSYVFLVPVIRPFLRRQPASLASEKALLSCLKPSISKEMYYQLVENAKSSDMLERQRKIWYNSTPQSKQWETVDLLERSSSELDRMKYWPGRKRDFPGYKSASDLTKPIDFTDCDDNPTKVKSVGTLIQDPSSIMESGDRLPSEKLQLSGFVSPQVSGMSSFIDKSADGIPLYYFKEDNKRPAGTGVAASDSSFPYTSFGFGSSSLPWIDPVNKSFNLANSVPAPKLVSGSISIGNSSTLLRRVVHEVEDREADQTAYVSNKFQDIGSGTSKMGSLTMEDNTAATDRTDLSSFARTSMITDSGWRPRGVLVAHLQEHRSAVNDISISADHSFFVSASDDSTVKVWDSKKLEKDISFRSRLTYSLEGSRALCVTVLQGSAQVVVGACDGTIHMFSVDYISRGLGNVVEKYSGIADVKKNEVGEGAVASLLNYCSDVGASKMILYSTQNCGLHLLDTRTNSHAWNTKVYPKEGYISSLVAGPCGNWFVSGSSRGVLTLWDLRFCIPVNTWQYSLACPIERMSLFLPPPSTSLSVAARPLVYVAAGCNEVSLWNAENGSCHQVLRVANNENEAENSDLPWALAKPSNKANPKQDLRRNNGSKYRVDELSDPPPRLSGIRALLPLPGGDLLTGGTDLKIRRWDHCSPERSYCVCGPSIKGVVNDDFYETKSSFGVQIVQEAKRRPLATRQTAKAILGAAAVDAAGCHRDCILSLASVKLNQRLLLSGSRDGAVKVWK, from the exons ATGGGGAATAAGATCGCAAAAACGACACAAGCGTCGGCAATGGAGTATTACCTCCACGACTTGCCGTCTTCGTATAATCTGGTGCTGAAAGAAGTTGTAGGTAGAGGTcgctttttgaaatcaattctCTGCAAACACGACGAAGGACTTGTGCTTGTAAAAGTCTATTTCAAAAGAGGGGATTTCATTGATTTACGCGAATATGAGCATCGTCTCTCCAAAATTCGTGACATATTCACCTCCCTTGATCATCCACATGTTTGGCCTTTCCAG TTCTGGCTTGAAACAGATAAAGCTGCTTATTTGTTGAGGCAATACTTCTTTAACAATCTTCATGATCGTCTTAGTACCCGACCTTTCCTCTGTCTTATTGAGAAGAAATGGCTTGCTTTCCAG TTGCTTTATGCAGTGAAGCAAAGTCATGAGCATGGAGTGTGTCATG GTGATATCAAGTGTGAGAATGTGCTAGTCACATCTTGGAACTGGCTTTATCTTGCAGACTTTGCGTCATTCAAACCCACTTATATTCCACATGATGATCCTTCTgatttctccttcttctttgaTACCGGTGGACGAAGACGATGCTATCTTGCACCCGAG AGATTTTATGAGCATGGAGGTGAGATGCACGTTTCACAAGATGCTCCTTTGAAGCCATCTATGGACATCTTTGCTGTTGG GTGTGTTATTGCTGAGCTTTTCCTCGAGGGCCAGCCATTATTTGAATTGTCTCAACTGCTTGCTTATCGCAGAGGACAACACGATCCCAGTCAACTTCTGGAGAAG ATTCCAGATTCAGGAATCCGGAAGATGATTCTTCATATGATTCAATTGAACCCAGAGTCACGATATTCAGCTGAAAGCTATCTGCAGAACTATGCAGGAGTTGTGTTCCCAAGCTACTTCTCACCATTCCTTCATAATTTCTATTCCTTGTTGAATCCCCTTAATTCCGATGCAAGG GTTCTGATATGCCAGACCTCTTTTAATGAGATCCTTAAACAAATGATGAGTGATAAGCCTGGTGACAGGAACCCCCTTACTGTGAGTCCACATTCAGTTCCTGTCAGTCAAACACGGCAAGTGAGTGATATGAACGAAAATCTGAATTTAGTGAAGGACTCATCGAGCAACAGAGAAGAGATTGAGAAGGGCTCAGTTCATGATCGCTTTGATCTGCTTGGCAACGTGAACACTTTGCTCAGGGATGTGAAACAAAATAATCAGTGTCCTGTTGTGAAACCTGTGCTGCAGGATATAGCCAATACAGCATATTCTCAGAAGCAAAGACAATGTCACATCCAATCTCCAGGTGAACAAATCCCAGTGAGCTCCATTTCTTTCAAGAGAATTCACCAtccctttttaaaaaagatCACCATGGAAGATTTGACTGTGTTGATGTCCGACTATGATAATCAATCGGACACTTTTGGAATGCCTTTCTTACCACTTCCTGAAGAGGTAATGAGCTGTGAAGGAATGGTGCTGATAGCCTCATTGTTGTGTTCCTGCATACGTAATGTCAAATTGCCTTTTATGAGGAGAGGTGCTGTATTGCTGTTGAACTCTTGTTCCTTGTACATTGATGATGAAGATCGATTGCAGCGAGTACTTCCACATGTGATAGCAATGCTGTCGGATCCAGCTGCAATTGTTCGTTGTGCTGCCTTAGAGACTTTATGTGATATTCTTCCTTTGGTTAGAGATTTTCCTCCAAGTGATGCCAAAATTTTTCCAGAGTATATTCTCCCTATGCTTTCCATGCTTCCTGATGACCCAGAGGAGAGTGTTAGGATTTGTTATGCAAGCAATATATCGAAGCTTGCTCTAACAGCTTATGGTTTTCTGATTCACTCAATAAGCTTGAGTGAGGCAGGTGTTCTGAATGAAACAAATCCATCCCAGAATTCATCAATATCGACCTCAGGGGAACCAGTACGGCCACAGAGTCTAAACAGTGATACACAACTTGGTCAATTAAGGAAGTCAGTTGCTGAGGTTATTCAAGAACTCGTGATGGGCCCAAAGCAAACTCCAAACATCAGGAGAGCACTATTGCAAGACATTGGTAACCTTTGTTGGTTTTTTGGGCAGAGACAAAGTAATGATTTCCTGTTGCCCATTCTCCCCGCTTTTCTAAATGATAGAGATGAGCAGCTCAGGGCAGTATTTTATGGGCAAATCATATAcgtttgtttttttgttggaCAAAGAAGTGTTGAAGAATATCTTTTCCCATACATTGAGCAGGCACTGACTGATACAACTGAGGCTGTAATCGTCAATGCACTAGATTGCTTGGCCATTCTCTGCAAAAGTGGCTTTCTGCGCAAGCGGTTCCTACTTGAAATGATAGACCGTTCTTTCCACTTGTTGTGCTACCCTAGCCAATGGGTAAGGAGGTCATCTGTCACCTTTATTGCTGCCAGCAGTGAGAACTTAGGAGCAGTTGATTCTTATGTTTTTCTTGTCCCCGTAATAAGGCCCTTCCTTCGCAGGCAGCCAGCATCTCTAGCTTCAGAGAAAGCTCTTCTCTCATGTCTGAAGCcatcaatttcaaaagaaatgtACTATCAGCTTGTGGAGAATGCAAAGAGTTCAGATATGCTGGAGAGACAAAGAAAGATATGGTACAATTCAACACCTCAGTCAAAGCAATGGGAAACTGTAGATTTACTTGAGAGAAGTAGCAGTGAGTTGGATCGAATGAAATACTGGCCTGGGAGAAAACGTGATTTTCCGGGTTATAAATCTGCTAGTGATTTAACTAAACCAATTGATTTTACTGACTGTGATGATAATCCGACCAAGGTGAAATCAGTGGGAACCTTAATACAAGATCCTTCAAGCATAATGGAGAGCGGTGATCGCCTCCCCTCAGAAAAATTGCAGCTATCTGGCTTTGTGTCTCCGCAAGTCAGTGGTATGAGCAGCTTTATTGATAAATCTGCTGATGGCATTCCTTTGTACTATTTTAAGGAGGATAACAAGAGACCAGCTGGCACTGGTGTAGCAGCCTCTGATTCCTCATTTCCATATACATCATTTGGATTTGGTTCTTCATCCTTGCCTTGGATTGATCCTGTGAACAAATCATTTAACTTGGCTAATTCAGTTCCAGCACCTAAGCTTGTGTCAGGTTCAATAAGCATTGGCAATAGCTCCACACTGTTGCGTAGAGTTGTACATGAAGTGGAAGACAGGGAAGCTGATCAAACAGCATATGTGAGTAACAAGTTTCAGGACATTGGGTCTGGTACATCTAAAATGGGTTCCCTAACAATGGAAGACAACACAGCCGCAACAGATAGAACTGATTTGTCATCTTTTGCCAGAACATCCATGATTACAGATTCAGGATGGAGGCCTCGTGGGGTTTTGGTTGCTCATCTCCAAGAGCACCGTTCTGCTGTTAATGATATATCCATTTCAGCAGACCACAGCTTTTTTGTTAGTGCATCTGACGATTCTACTGTTAAGGTTTGGGATTCGAAAAAGCTAGAGAAGGATATCTCATTCAGGTCAAGGTTAACTTATTCTTTAGAAGGAAGCCGAGCTTTATGTGTTACAGTGCTTCAAGGTTCTGCTCAAGTTGTTGTTGGAGCATGTGATGGAACAATACATATGTTCTCGGTTGATTATATCTCCCGAGGACTCGGTAATGTTGTCGAGAAGTACTCTGGTATTGCTGATGTGAAAAAGAATGAAGTGGGAGAGGGTGCTGTTGCAAGCCTTTTGAACTACTGTTCAGATGTTGGTGCctcaaaaatgattttgtacAGCACTCAGAATTGTGGGCTCCATCTGTTGGACACAAGAACAAATTCACATGCCTGGAACACCAAAGTTTATCCCAAAGAGGGCTATATATCATCTCTAGTTGCAGGGCCTTGTGGAAATTGGTTTGTATCAGGTTCCTCAAGAGGTGTACTTACACTTTGGGATTTGAGGTTTTGCATACCGGTGAACACATGGCAATATTCTCTTGCCTGCCCAATTGAGAGAATGTCTCTTTTTCTTCCTCCTCCTAGTACATCATTGTCTGTAGCAGCAAGGCCCCTTGTTTATGTTGCCGCAGGTTGTAATGAAGTTTCTCTCTGGAATGCAGAGAACGGGAGCTGCCACCAG GTTTTGAGGGTAGCAAACAATGAGAATGAGGCTGAGAACTCCGACTTACCTTGGGCTTTAGCGAAGCCATCAAATAAGGCTAATCCTAAACAAGATCTAAGAAGAAATAATGGTTCGAAGTACCGAGTTGATGAATTGAGTGATCCGCCTCCTCGCCTTTCTGGAATTCGTGCGTTGCTTCCATTACCTGGTGGTGATTTGTTAACAGGGGGTACTGACTTAAAAATACGTCGCTGGGACCATTGCAG CCCGGAACGAAGTTATTGCGTTTGCGGACCATCTATAAAGGGGGTTGTTAATGATGACTTTTATGAGACAAAATCCAGCTTTGGCGTACAAATAGTGCAG GAGGCGAAGAGGCGACCTTTGGCCACCAGACAGACAGCAAAGGCAATCCTCGGAGCTGCTGCCGTTGATGCAGCTGGGTGTCACCGTGATTGTATTCTCTCTTTGGCTTCTGTCAAATTGAACCAGAGACTTCTGCTATCAGGTAGCAGAGATGGAGCTGTTAAGGTTTGGAAGTAA
- the LOC107015802 gene encoding serine/threonine-protein kinase SAPK2-like codes for MERYEIQKDIGSGNFGVAKLVKDKWSGELFAVKYIERGKKIDEHVQREIMNHRSLRHPNIIRFKEVFLTPAHLAIVMEYASGGELFERICNAGRFSEDEARFFFQQLISGVSYCHSMQICHRDLKLENTLLDGSSTQCLKICDFGYSKSAALHSQPKSTVGTPAYIAPEVLSRKEYDGKIADVWSCGVTLYVMLVGAYPFEDPDDPRNFKKTITRILSVQYSIPYYVRVSKECNHLLSRIFVADPEKRITIEEIKKHPWFLKNLPKEFMKKGEEASLVQMNSEEKPLQSIEEALAIIQEARKPGEGSKASDYFVNSSISMDLDDFDTDADLDDEIDTSGDFVCAL; via the exons atggaaagatatgaaattcagAAAGACATTGGTTCTGGGAATTTTGGTGTTGCTAAGCTTGTGAAAGATAAATGGAGTGGTGAACTTTTTGCTGTCAAATATATTGAAAGAGGCAAAAAG ATTGATGAGCATGTTCAAAGGGAGATAATGAATCACAGATCTTTGAGGCATCCGAATATCATTAGATTTAAGGAG GTATTTCTCACACCAGCTCATCTAGCTATAGTGATGGAATATGCTTCCGGAGGAGAGCTTTTTGAACGAATATGCAATGCTGGAAGATTCAGTGAAGATGAG GCAAGGTTTTTCTTTCAACAACTTATATCAGGAGTGAGTTATTGTCATTCAATG CAAATTTGCCACAGAGATCTTAAGCTTGAAAACACATTGTTAGACGGGAGCTCTACACAATGTCTAAAAATATGCGATTTTGGCTATTCTAAG TCAGCAGCATTGCATTCACAACCAAAATCTACAGTTGGAACTCCGGCCTATATCGCACCAGAAGTATTATCAAGAAAAGAATACGATGGAAAG ATAGCAGATGTTTGGTCTTGTGGGGTCACATTATATGTGATGCTGGTCGGCGCGTATCCGTTTGAAGATCCTGATGATCCAAGAAACTTCAAGAAGACAATAACT AGGATATTAAGCGTACAGTATTCGATCCCTTACTATGTCCGAGTCTCCAAGGAATGTAATCACCTCTTATCTAGGATATTCGTAGCTGATCCAGAGAAG AGGATAACGATCGAAGAAATAAAGAAGCATCCATGGTTCTTAAAGAACTTGCCTAAAGAATTTATGAAAAAAGGAGAGGAAGCTAGTTTAGTACAAATGAATAGTGAAGAAAAACCATTACAAAGTATTGAAGAAGCATTGGCTATAATTCAAGAAGCAAGAAAACCAGGAGAGGGGTCTAAAGCAAGTGATTATTTTGTTAACAGCAGCATTAGTATGGATCTTGATGATTTTGATACTGATGCTGATTTAGATGATGAAATTGACACAAGTGGTGATTTTGTATGTGCATTATGA